In Rutidosis leptorrhynchoides isolate AG116_Rl617_1_P2 chromosome 2, CSIRO_AGI_Rlap_v1, whole genome shotgun sequence, one genomic interval encodes:
- the LOC139890307 gene encoding uncharacterized protein codes for MEDSSAAVCRIVIPDPVPLAPPSPETRRRYQILEDIQRNNPELLTKLKEKRMKRKPIIDDAQLQKIREAGRLERLKKNGPVKLNLIPQTIKDTSTEATCYTEFEADWYNKAANADPREQVFKVLNPLTGMYVLLLVTSAGRFRKDQCDSSLTALPTTSGDDVQGTSVLKRHREETGLTL; via the exons ATGGAAGACAGTAGTGCTGCTGTTTGTCGAATAGTGATACCGGACCCTGTTCCCTTGGCTCCTCCATCCCCGGAGACACGAAGAAGATATCAGATACTAGAAGATATTCAAAGAAACAACCCGGAGCTGCTGACTAAATTGAAAGAGAAACGGATGAAACGGAAGCCTATTATCGACGATGCCCAACTCCAAAAAATTC GTGAAGCAGGTAGGTTGGAAAGGTTGAAAAAAAATGGTCCCGTCAAGCTTAACCTCATTCCGCAAACTATAAAAGACACCAGCACTGAAGCAACTTGTT ATACCGAGTTTGAAGCTGATTGGTATAACAAGGCAGCCAATGCAGACCCACGTGAGCAGGTGTTCAAGGTTTTGAACCCATTAACTGGTATGTATGTGCTGCTTTTGGTCACTTCTGCTGGT CGCTTCCGCAAGGATCAATGTGACTCAAGTCTAACTGCTCTGCCAACAACTTCTGGCG ATGACGTGCAAGGAACATCTGTGCTCAAGCGCCATCGTGAGGAAACAGGTTTAACTTTGTAA
- the LOC139893990 gene encoding probable carbohydrate esterase At4g34215 produces MIPLFIFYSYLVISVGVYGAASNKNIFLLAGQSNMSGRGGVVNLTWDGYIPRQSASNPAILRLAANLTWVTAVEPIHKDIDVLKVCGVGPGMAFANSLLRKAPRIGVVGLVPCAIGGTNISQWARGGELYNQMMRRAAVAVNGGGIIRGLLWYQGESDTLTLEDAKAYKSRLHQFFMDVRNDLHIPHLPLVQVALASVSGNYTNMVREAQLGMKLVNLGTVDAMGLPVQEPERLHLTTPAQVSLGKMLTNAFLRICNSKS; encoded by the exons ATGATACCTCTGTTTATCTTTTACTCCTATCTAGTAATCTCCGTCGGAGTTTATGGGGCGGCATCAAACAAGAACATTTTTCTCTTAGCCGGCCAAAGCAATATGTCTGGTCGGGGCGGAGTTGTAAACTTGACGTGGGATGGTTACATCCCACGTCAGTCTGCTTCTAACCCCGCTATTTTACGTCTCGCCGCCAATCTCACGTGGGTGACAGCGGTGGAGCCTATTCATAAAGACATTGACGTTTTGAAAGTATGTGGTGTGGGTCCTGGAATGGCGTTTGCAAATTCATTGTTGAGAAAGGCTCCGAGAATTGGGGTGGTGGGGTTGGTGCCTTGTGCTATTGGTGGGACTAATATTAGTCAATGGGCTCGCGGTGGGGAGCTTTATAACCAGATGATGCGGCGGGCCGCGGTGGCAGTCAATGGTGGAGGGATCATCCGTGGATTGTTGTGGTATCAAGGAGAAAGTGATACATTGACTCTTGAAGATGCTAAGGCATATAAGAGCAGATTACATCAGTTTTTTATGGATGTTCGTAATGATTTACATATACCTCATCTTCCTTTAGTTCAG GTGGCCCTGGCATCTGTATCAGGCAATTACACAAACATGGTGAGAGAGGCTCAACTAGGAATGAAGCTTGTGAATTTGGGGACCGTTGATGCAATGGGTCTGCCCGTGCAGGAACCAGAACGATTGCACCTCACTACACCAGCTCAAGTGTCTCTTGGAAAGATGTTGACTAATGCTTTTCTTCGAATCTGTAATTCCAAATCATGA